A window from Salarias fasciatus chromosome 11, fSalaFa1.1, whole genome shotgun sequence encodes these proteins:
- the cpvl gene encoding putative serine carboxypeptidase CPVL, with amino-acid sequence MRLLEDSLGLLLLWTCLQSAASKPCSSFFCRKAPLVSGLQGVDPGSPLFLTPYLEKGAIDEARKLSLVGKLPGADVKSHAGYLTVNKKYNSNLFFWFFPALTGEAKAPVLLWLQGGPGGTSLFGLFVEHGPYVVYKNLTVGLRDYAWTSRYSVLYIDNPVGTGFSFTDDDKGFAQNQDDVGRDLYSALTQFFQIFPEYQSNDFYATGESYAGKYVPAISYYIHKNNPIAKVKINFKGMAIGDGLCDPEEMLGGYGEFLYQTGMIDDFQKQYVNKQTDLGVQLIRQQKWLEAFKVFDSLLNGDVDPYPSFFQNATGCTNYYNYLMCQEPEDQEYFSQFVTLPWVRRAIHVGNLTFHDGSEVEKHLTEDVMKSIKPWLAVLMDNYRVLMYSGQLDVIVAAPLTERFLLTVNWTGAAEYKTAPRFHWKIQPGDTEVAGYVRQVKEFYQVIIRGGGHILPYDQPARSFDMIDRFLSTRSWV; translated from the exons ATGAG gctgctggaggactcTCTgggtctcctcctgctctggaCGTGTCTGCAGTCCGCGGCGTCGAAGCCCTGCTCGTCGTTCTTCTGCCGGAAGGCTCCGCTGGTCAGCGGCCTGCAGGGAGTCGACCCCGGGTCCCCGCTGTTCCTCACGCCCTACCTGGAGAAAGGAGCCATAGATGAAG CCAGGAAGCTGAGTCTGGTGGGAAAGCTGCCAGGAGCCGACGTGAAGAGCCATGCTGGATACCTCACAGTCAACAAGAAGTACAACAGTAACCTCTTCTTCTGGTTCTTCCCCGCACTCACG GGGGAGGCGAAAGCTCCGGTCCTGCTCTGGCTGCAGGGTGGACCCGGTGGGACGTCTTTGTTCGGTCTCTTCGTGGAACATGGACCTTATGTGGTCTACAAGAACctgacag TTGGATTGAGGGATTATGCCTGGACCAGCAGATATTCAGTTCTGTACATTGATAATCCA gTTGGAACTGGCTTCAGCTTCACGGACGATGACAAAGGGTTTGCTCAGAACCAGGATGATGTTGGCAGAGATCTGTACAG TGCTTTGACACAGTTCTTCCAGATCTTTCCTGAGTATCAATCCAATGATTTCTATGCAACTGGAGAG TCATACGCTGGGAAGTACGTTCCGGCTATTTCTTATTACATCCATAAAAACAACCCCATAGCCAAGGTGAAGATCAACTTTAAGGGCATGGCGATTGGCGACGGACTCTGTGATCCAGAAGAG atgCTGGGCGGCTATGGCGAGTTCCTGTATCAAACAGGAATGATCGACGATTTCCAGAAACAATACGTCAACAAGCAGACGGACCTCGGCGTTCAGCTCATCCGGCAGCAGAAGTGGCTGGAGGCCTTTAAG GTGTTTGACAGTCTGCTGAATGGTGATGTGGATCCGTATCCGTCCTTCTTCCAGAACGCTACAGGCTGCACCAATTACTACAACTACCTGATGTGTCAG GAGCCTGAAGACCAGGAGTACTTCTCCCAGTTTGTCACGCTGCCGTGGGTGCGCCGGGCCATCCACGTGGGAAACCTGACCTTCCACGACGGCTCCGAGGTGGAGAAGCACCTGACGGAGGACGTGATGAAGAGCATCAAGCCGTGGCTGGCCGTGCTGATGGACAACtacagg GTGTTGATGTACAGCGGCCAGCTGGACGTGATCGTCGCCGCGCCGCTGACGGAGAGGTTCCTGCTGACGGTCAACTGGACCGGGGCGGCCGAGTACAAAACGGCGCCCCGCTTCCACTGGAAGATCCAGCCGGGAGACACGGAGGTGGCAGGATACGTCAGACAAGTCAAGGAGTTCTACCAG GTCATCATACGAGGGGGCGGCCACATCCTGCCTTACGACCAACCGGCCAGGTCCTTCGACATGATCGACAGATTTTTGTCCACGCGGAGCTGGGTGTGA